Genomic window (Nitrospirales bacterium LBB_01):
GTGCTCTGGGATGAAACTTAGGGAGATAGTTGACAACTGCCGGAATTCTTAAAGCTGGAACGTGTGTGGTTACCTGAGTTTTTTTCTCATGTGGAAGTATTGTATCGCCAAGAGCTGTCAGATTTTCTAAAAAAGCTGCGTCAGGGTTGTCGTCACCGTTATTGTTTTCAGTTCTAAACCAACCGTTTAAGCCATACTTACGATTAAAACGCACGATTATTTCGTTACACACGGCCAATACCGACAACTTGCCGGTATCCTTAGAAACTGTATATAGCCCTGTCAATGGCTCAGCATCAATACGCTTAATCATCTCCCACATAAGGGGAACATTTATGGAGTTTAAGTCCGGTGCCCAAAATAAGTAATCCATTCCGTAATTGAAATCCTCTATCAGTTCGGCTTTCATAATCTCCTGCCGACATTTTATTGGATCAGTGTCAAAATGCCAAAAACACCGGCACTCATAGCTAAAAAAATGTGACATTGCGGCATAGAGGTCGTGTATTTTAACAATATCCTCAGCAGTCGGCTCATTACTGAGAGGCATTGCCAGTGCTATTCTTATTTCATAGGTTTTTCTCATCTTTCATCCATAACACTGCTCTTTAAATTTTTTATATCCTCATTTAAAAACAACTGGGCTTTAATGAAATAGCACCACTTATTTCTAAAATGTTCAGGATTAGCCTCATCAAATGAGCTGTCATCTAATATTTCAAGAGACATAGAGGCTGCAACCTTTTTTCCATTTGACCATGCGTTAACACACATATCTGTTACGTATAAATTGCTATCAAAATTTTCGTCAATTTCTATATCAACTGGATTTGCGATATAGATAAGGCCAGGTAACACTGCCGGAACATACGTAAACGGCAAATCAGAGTTAACATATTCCAATGCAATGTGAGCTGCCTTATCGGTAACACTATAGCCATAGGTCTTCTTTAGAGTTTTTTCATTTACATTTACGCATCCAACTATTGCCGCACCTGATAACTCCGCAGTGTTAGTGAGTTTATCAAGCCAAGAGTAGTCTTTAATTATTACACCGCTTTTTAAAATTACGACAGGCCGTCCATCGGCATAAGCCATGTATGCTTTAATGCGCTTAGAGAGCCGCTCTTGCGTTTCATAACCGCTGTCTGCTATGAAAAGTTCCGCTCTGGAAATATCGGTCTTTTTTATATATTCAATGTTTTTTCTCGTAACCGGATGGTTTAAATCAAAGGTACTTAGTATTATCAATATTTCTTTCATCAATTGACTCCGTTAAATGTTTTTACAATGGCTAATTACTTTATCGGTATAAAAACAGTTTCCTTTAAAATCTAGCCAACACACGACTAATTATACCAGAAAGACATCACAAGAAACAGCTCACATCAAAGAAAAGACATTCTGAACAAAAACCATCCTGTCAAGTCCGGCGTAGTCTTTCTTAAATTGGATATTTTTGTGTCCGGCATCTGTGGCGATTTTCTGGATGTCTGATGCCTCATCGTATCCGATCTCTAAAACTATCAGGAATTTTTCAGGACGCATATAGTTTTTAGCCTGCTCAAAGATTTTTCTGTAAAACCTAAGTCCGTCAGCGCCTCCGTCAAGTGCCTCAACCGGCTCATAACAGCATATCTCAGGGTCAAGCTCACTGATATCACCGGTTTTTATATATGGAGGATTTGATACAACGACATTAAATTTTATATTTCCAACCGGTTCAAAAAGATTACCGTGTAGAAAAACTACATTGCTAATTGAGTTAATCAAAGCATTTTCACGGGCATAAGAAAGCGCCTTTTCTGATATATCAACGCCATAGACTAAAGAATTTGGAAACGCTTTGGCAAGGCTTATGGCAATGGAGCCAGAGCCTGTGCATAAGTCTAAAATTGTAAGCGGCTCGGCAAAGTTATCTTTAATGAGTCTGACAGCCTCCGTTGTAACAAGTTCGGTCTCAGGTCTTGGAATAAGCACACCGGGGCCTACTTTTAATGTTAAGTCCAAAAATTCTACTTCTGACGTGATATACTGAAGCGGCTCACGCATCAGGCGGCGTGCGATAATATCTTGGTACGAGTCCTCTGTTATTTCGGGGTTATCCCTATAAAGAGCTGTCTTATCGGTTTTCAGGATAAAGCAAACTATGAGCTCCGCCTCTTTTTCTGAGGCGCTAACTCCTGCACCTTTTAGGAGAGCCGATATCTTACGTATTGCCTCATTTGCTCTCAATTTTATACTCAAAAATTTTGCCGCAATACGGGCAGGTTATTGTAATGTTATCGGAATTATCGCTTTGAACATCGTCATCTGTGGGCAGATTTATACCGCTAATCCCTCTGCAGTTAGGACACTTCACTCTCTTAAAAACTCCCATACCGGTAGTATATATTAAAGAGGGCGGTTGTGTTCAAGATGCAACTCTCCAAATAATGCCCTATGTTATATAAGTTACTTATTTGTGGTATAGACGGCAGGGAATATAATATCAAAAGATTTATTGTTGAACTAGTGTCTAATTGCAAAAATAATAGATATGTCAAATAATTCTGATTAATTTCTTAAAAGAAGAGATTACCACGTCGCTGTGCTCCTCGTAATGACGTATAGGAACGCAAACGCACAGCCCTACGCCGTCATTGCGAACCCCCGTAAGGGGGTGTGGCAATCTCAGACCTTAAAGGTAAAACTCATTGACAACGGAATTTTGCAAGCCACTATGAAAAGAATACACCCAAAAAAAATAATTGGCATAAATCACACAAAGTTTATATAATAGTGTGGTATTGAAAACTGCAAGTAGAGGGAATTGGACGATTTATGGCAAGAGTGCTTGTGCTTGATGATGAGGCGATTGTGCGGATAAGCTGTAAAAGAGTGTTAGAGGGAGAGGGTTACGATGTCAGTGTGGCATCCTCAGTGAAGGAGGCTGTAACGCTTCTGGAGCGCGAACAATATACCCTTGCGATAACTGATCTCTTGATGCCGGATGTGGACGGATTTGAGTTTCTGGAGATAATCAAAAAAAGGTGGCCGTCTCTTAAGACTATCGTTATGACAGGCTTTGGCACTGTCGAGGCAAGCCAAAAATCGCTGGCCCTTGGCGCATCTCAGTTTTTAAAAAAACCATTCCTGCCTGAGGAACTTGTAAGTGCTGCTATGGCTGCCAGTAATGCAGAGACTGACTCATACTATGATTAAAGACAAACTAAGTGGTAATACGGAAACTTATGAAACATATATTTTTTAGAAGGGAGGTTTGAAGCCATGGAAAGAGGCCGGGTTCTGGTTTTAGATGATGATTCTGTTATAACGATGGCATGTAAGAGGATTCTGGGTGCAGAGGGCTATGATGTCGTGGTTTCAAACACAGGTAAAGAAGCACTCAATCAGCTTGGAAAGGACACTTTCGACCTCTTTGTCTCTGATGTTCGTCTGCCAGACATAAGTGGAATTACAGTGCTTAAAGAATCAAAGATTATTCAGCCCAAAACCGATGTTGTTATGATTACCGGCTACCCAACAATGCAGGATGCCCGTGAATCCATCAAACTTGGCGCATTTGAGTACATAGAGAAGCCATTTACTCCGGATTTTATGGTAAACATTGCTAAAAAGATTTTTGATAAAAGGGGCTGGGTACTGAGGCAGTCTTTTATAAATGAGTTTAAAGAGTATGTGGTGCCGCTTAGGGGTGAAAATCCGCATGTGTATTATAAAGAGGGACTCTGGGCACGGCCTGTGGGAGACGGCCTGTGGGAGATGGGTTGTGACCTTAGAGATCAGATGGCCGCAGGCGAGATGATGTTTGTGGATTTTATAAAGGATATGGACACAGTTAAAAGCGGAGAACCATTTATCCGGTTGCTTTCAAGTTCAGGGACAAGCGTGGAGCTGTTGTCGCCTATGAGTGGGGAAATCAGAGAGTTCAACCTTAAAGCTAACGACGTTTTATCCTCTCTTGCCAAAGACCACCTGTCTGAGGGCTGGCTCTTGTGGCTTGTCAGAGTGATCCCTATGGAGATATAGCACTATGAAAGGCAATATTTTAGTTGTTGATGATGACAGCATAATAATAAGAAGCTGCAGAGGTGTTCTTGAACCTATGGGGTTTGATGTAAACGGGACAACGAATCCCAAAGAGGCTTTAGAGTTAATCAAAACTCACGACTACGACATCATAATTACCGATATGATAATGCCTGGAATTGACGGTTTTGAGCTAATAAGGCGTACAAAGGAATTGAAGCCTAATACTGCAATAATTGCTATGACAGGCTACTCTATAAAGGAAACCATAAAAGATACCCTTGAATATGGGATTCTGGATTATCTGCAAAAACCGTTTTCACCTAATATCCTTGCCGATACAGTTGAAAGAGTTGACAATATGTCAAGGAAACTTAAATCTCAAGGCGCCGTTTCAGGTGATGAAGCTGCTGACGGAGCTCATAAGATAGATGCTGTAAATGCCCTTATAAAACAATACAAAACGGTTCCAGGCTCTCTTATAACTGTGCTTAGTAAGACTCAGGAAATCTTAGGATATCTGCCTCCGGCTGTCCAGAGGCTTATTGCTAAAGGGCTTAGAATTCCAGTAAGCGAAGTCCTTTCGGTTGTGTCGTTCTACCCATGCTACACGATGAGAGTACGCGGCAAACACAACATACGCGTTTGCATAGGCGCCGCCTGTTACGCTAAAAAGGCTGATACGATAGTGCAGAAACTCTGTGATCACCTTCACTTTAACGAGGATAATATTACGGAGGACAAGAAGTTTTCATATGAAACGGTTCGCTGCCTTGGCGCTTGCGCCTCAGCCCCTGTGATAGAAGTGGATCACGACAGTCACGGCACAGTGGACCCTGATAAAATAACCGAAATTCTGAAAAATTACAACTAATAGGGGGGC
Coding sequences:
- the prmC gene encoding peptide chain release factor N(5)-glutamine methyltransferase encodes the protein MRANEAIRKISALLKGAGVSASEKEAELIVCFILKTDKTALYRDNPEITEDSYQDIIARRLMREPLQYITSEVEFLDLTLKVGPGVLIPRPETELVTTEAVRLIKDNFAEPLTILDLCTGSGSIAISLAKAFPNSLVYGVDISEKALSYARENALINSISNVVFLHGNLFEPVGNIKFNVVVSNPPYIKTGDISELDPEICCYEPVEALDGGADGLRFYRKIFEQAKNYMRPEKFLIVLEIGYDEASDIQKIATDAGHKNIQFKKDYAGLDRMVFVQNVFSLM
- a CDS encoding response regulator; the protein is MARVLVLDDEAIVRISCKRVLEGEGYDVSVASSVKEAVTLLEREQYTLAITDLLMPDVDGFEFLEIIKKRWPSLKTIVMTGFGTVEASQKSLALGASQFLKKPFLPEELVSAAMAASNAETDSYYD
- a CDS encoding response regulator is translated as MERGRVLVLDDDSVITMACKRILGAEGYDVVVSNTGKEALNQLGKDTFDLFVSDVRLPDISGITVLKESKIIQPKTDVVMITGYPTMQDARESIKLGAFEYIEKPFTPDFMVNIAKKIFDKRGWVLRQSFINEFKEYVVPLRGENPHVYYKEGLWARPVGDGLWEMGCDLRDQMAAGEMMFVDFIKDMDTVKSGEPFIRLLSSSGTSVELLSPMSGEIREFNLKANDVLSSLAKDHLSEGWLLWLVRVIPMEI
- a CDS encoding response regulator; translated protein: MKGNILVVDDDSIIIRSCRGVLEPMGFDVNGTTNPKEALELIKTHDYDIIITDMIMPGIDGFELIRRTKELKPNTAIIAMTGYSIKETIKDTLEYGILDYLQKPFSPNILADTVERVDNMSRKLKSQGAVSGDEAADGAHKIDAVNALIKQYKTVPGSLITVLSKTQEILGYLPPAVQRLIAKGLRIPVSEVLSVVSFYPCYTMRVRGKHNIRVCIGAACYAKKADTIVQKLCDHLHFNEDNITEDKKFSYETVRCLGACASAPVIEVDHDSHGTVDPDKITEILKNYN